The DNA region GCATCGAGGTCACGGTCTGGTTGGCATCGCTCTGCATTGACGACACGGTGCTGGTGATTTCCTGGGTCGAGATCGCGGTGCGTTCGGCCAGTTTGCGCACCTCGTCGGCGACCACGGCGAAGCCGCGGCCGGTTTCGCCGGCACGGGCGGCCTCGATCGCTGCATTCAGTGCCAGCAGATTGGTCTGTTCGGCGATGTCCTTGATCACGCCGACCACGGTGCCGATCGATGTCGTCTTTTCCTTCAGTTGTTCGATCTGGCCGGCGGCCAGTTTGACGCTGTCCGAGGTCTGGCGAATCATCTGGATGGTGTCGCGAATCACGGCGGCACCGATCGTGGCTTCTTCACCGGCCGCGCGGCCGCTCTGGTCTGCCTGTACCGAACGATCGGCGACGTGGTTGACGCTGACCGTCATCTGCTCGACTGCAGCCGACATGCTGGAGGTCGATTCGCTGACCTGTTCGACCGCCTGCGACATCTGCACCGACGAGTTGGCGACTTCCGACGCATGCCCGCCGACACTCTGGCCGATCTGGGTCAGCTCGACGAAGCTGGTCTGCAGCATTTGCAGCAACTGGTTCAGCCGGTTGGCGATCAGCGCGATTTCGTCCTTGCCGCTGTCATCGACACGCAGGGTCAGGTTGCGTTCGCTGGTGATGGCGGCGATCTTGTGGTCCAGGTTGCCCAGCGTGCGGCGCACACTCATGGCCACCCACAGGCTGGCGCCGGTAATGACCGCCAGCAACACCAGACCGAGCGTCATCAGCACCCACTTGGCATTGCGACCGGCCTGCACCGCTTCGCTGCCGGCCTGCACGCCCAGGGTCTTGTTGAATTCGACCATCTTGTCGATGGCAGCATAGGCTTCCAGCGCCACCGGGCTCATCGTGCTCTTGATGTACTGCAGGGCGGCATTGTTGCCGTCCGCCGTGCCCTTGTCGGACAGCGCAAAGAAGCCGGGCAGCAGTCCTTCCCATTTTTTCACCGCGGCGATGGTGGCCTCGGTGTTGGCACGATCCTCGTCATTGCTGATCAGCGTGGCCTTGTAGTTGTCCAGATCCTTGTACAGCTTGGCAAGATTGTCCTGCATGGCAGCCTGCGCGTCCTTCTTGCCTGCCATGTCCTGGGAAGCGGCATGGATAACGCCCTGGCGGCGTGCTTCGAGGTACCGCCCCTTGGCCTCCTGGGTGGCGATGATTGACGGCAGGGCATTCTCGGTGGCTTCAGAGACGTGGACTTCCACCATGCCCATCTGCACATACAGCGTCCAGAGCATGGCCACCAGGCCGACGAGGCTGATCAGAGCCATTCCATACAGTTTGGTCGAGATTTTCATTTGGGTCACCTTGCGAATCAATATGTAACGATCTACGTGTGGGGCCTGGCATCCCTTTTTATGCAGAGGAGCGATATTGCATAAAAAGGGCGTCCTTTCCGTATTGCCGCTATGGGCGGCTGGCTTCAGAACGGACCCGGAGCAACTATCCGCTAATTAATATATCGGACGGCCCAATCCGGGACGAAGTACAAAATGAATATTTTTTTTCATTGTCTCGTTACTACCCGAATTGCATTAAGCATTAGGACAAACCCCATGCCCTGTTGGGCTTTTTGCGGGGAGACCGGTTTGCGTCGTGGCAATGACAGCAGAATGCATGGCGAAACTTAGGAAAGGAACAGCAGGAAGAAAATGAAATGCAGAAGATATGTATCAAAATTTTCATTCACTAACTGCAGGCGATGAACGGTATGAATCCGGTTTTGTCGCGAATGATTCGCAAACAGGATATCAGCAGGAAGCGGATCTGGATCCGGAGGGGGAATCCGGAAAGGAGGTAATAATGAGCAATAGGAAAATAACGGCCGTTATCAGTTTTCCCGTCTGCCGGACACCAGGTCTGGCAGACGGGAAAAAGGAAAGACGCTACGGAAACCGTAGCGTCTTCTCATATATATCCGGATGGGTTCGCCCTGGGGCGGGACCGGGACCGGTTTGCCTCAATCAGGCAACGGCATCCTTGAATGCCTTGGCCGCGGTGAACTTCGGCGCGCGCTTCGCAGCGATGGTGATGGTTTCGCCGGTGGCCGGGTTGCGGCCCGTGCGCTCGGCGGTTTGCTTGATCGCGAACTTGCCCAGACCCGGCAGGGTCACATCGCCGCCGGCCTTGAGCTGGTCGGCCAGCACGCTGTTGATGGCATCGAGCACGGCGGCCGTTTGGGCCTTGGTCAGGTCGATTTTGGCTGCGCCGATGAGGGCGTCGATCAATTCGGCTTTAGTCATGCAAAGTCCCTTGTTCCGAGTCTGGTGTGAAATGGAGACGAATACTACCTTGTTCTGGCCCGGCGTGTCGTCGATCTTGAGGAGAGTTTGACCCAACCCCGGCGGGATTTTGCGTCAAATTTTCCCGTTGACGGAACGCCCGGATTTCGCCTTGCGCGGAGGGGGGCCGGCCCGGGCAAAAAGGCCGGCCGGCAAGCCGTCCCTCCGGGGAGGCGCTCAGGCGTCGGTCAGGTCCTTGACCGTGTCGGCGGGGCCATTGGTTTTGACCGATTCGATGCCCTTGTCACGACTTGCCTCTGCGGCATACATCTGGCTCGAGCCGATCACCTGGTGATTGGCTGCCTTCAGGTTGAAGAAGAACTTGTCGTTGTTCGACGTCTTGCGCTCATAGCGCTCGTCGTGCGGGCTGTTGGTCCGGACCGAGGCGATGCCGTTTTCGGCCGAGGCCCGGCTCTGGTACATCTCGCTGGTCAGGATCACTTCGCTGTTGCCGGCCTTGAGGACAAAGTAAAACTGGCCGTTCGTGCTTTTCTTGAGTTCGTACCACCCTGCCATGAACCTTCTCCCGCTGCACTGAGGAAAAAGGACGGGAAACCCTGCAGCCCGGGTTGTCCCGACACCTTGTGTTTACCGCCGCAGCATCCTGTGCATTGCGGCACGGCCCGCCGTCATGCCGGGTGCGTTGCCGGAGCATATCCCAACTCGGCCGGGGAGGGGAAAGCGGCGCAAAGCCACTGTGTTCATGACGCCACGGCCGGGGCGGCTATGACATTTCTGCTTCCGCGCCGGGGTGTCGATGACGGGATAGCTGAACTATGCGTCGCTGTTGCTACCCTTATGCATTCCCTGCATGGATATCGGCGAAACTTGCAAACCGTGGCCGGTGGTTGAGGCTAGGATTCGAGCCGTGAGTCCGCATGCATGTTGTCATGCGGCAGATGTCAGCCATACCAATCGCTTCAAGCCAAGGAAGCGGTTCTTCAAAATGCGGATCGGAGTTGTGATGAAGTCGCAGAAATTAACCACCTGGATTGTGGCCGGCATGGTGCTGGGCGTGGTCGTCGGCTACTACTGTCATGCCAGATGGCCCGACCCGGCGGAAGCCAAGGAAGTTGCAGGGTACTTTTCGATCATTACCGACGTCTTCCTGCGTCTGATCAAGATGATCATTGCGCCGCTGGTGTTTGCCGGTCTGGTATCCGGCATCGCCAGCATGGATGACCATCGTCAGGTCGGCCGCATCGGCCTGCGCGCACTCGGCTGGTTCGTGTGCGCCTCGCTGGTCTCGCTGTTGCTCGGCATGGTGCTGGCCAACATGCTGCAACTCGGCCAGTCGCTGA from Microvirgula aerodenitrificans DSM 15089 includes:
- a CDS encoding YegP family protein, which translates into the protein MAGWYELKKSTNGQFYFVLKAGNSEVILTSEMYQSRASAENGIASVRTNSPHDERYERKTSNNDKFFFNLKAANHQVIGSSQMYAAEASRDKGIESVKTNGPADTVKDLTDA
- a CDS encoding methyl-accepting chemotaxis protein, whose translation is MKISTKLYGMALISLVGLVAMLWTLYVQMGMVEVHVSEATENALPSIIATQEAKGRYLEARRQGVIHAASQDMAGKKDAQAAMQDNLAKLYKDLDNYKATLISNDEDRANTEATIAAVKKWEGLLPGFFALSDKGTADGNNAALQYIKSTMSPVALEAYAAIDKMVEFNKTLGVQAGSEAVQAGRNAKWVLMTLGLVLLAVITGASLWVAMSVRRTLGNLDHKIAAITSERNLTLRVDDSGKDEIALIANRLNQLLQMLQTSFVELTQIGQSVGGHASEVANSSVQMSQAVEQVSESTSSMSAAVEQMTVSVNHVADRSVQADQSGRAAGEEATIGAAVIRDTIQMIRQTSDSVKLAAGQIEQLKEKTTSIGTVVGVIKDIAEQTNLLALNAAIEAARAGETGRGFAVVADEVRKLAERTAISTQEITSTVSSMQSDANQTVTSMQNVVTQVENGMESANQATEAINRILERTSGAVDEIAEISHSMREQSLASTSIAQQIERVAQMAEESHSSSQSNSATAANLNEQAQRMLTTIGQFRV
- a CDS encoding HU family DNA-binding protein → MTKAELIDALIGAAKIDLTKAQTAAVLDAINSVLADQLKAGGDVTLPGLGKFAIKQTAERTGRNPATGETITIAAKRAPKFTAAKAFKDAVA